The following are encoded together in the Fundulus heteroclitus isolate FHET01 chromosome 19, MU-UCD_Fhet_4.1, whole genome shotgun sequence genome:
- the ubr1 gene encoding E3 ubiquitin-protein ligase UBR1 isoform X2 yields the protein MADREKPSEGLQLSQDWLGASDLRAELLQYLKDQVPQIFCLKKELSPEEEEELTLRRLLHPLEGFLFGEDPQAALEKLKQGSSSSQLCGRVFKEGETVYSCRDCAIDPTCVLCMDCFQDSVHKSHRYKMHASSGGGFCDCGDVEAWKIGPYCSKHDPGAAAAMNESVLEPEMYERAEKLFRVLLRYVTDFLVWDENLDLAAELQPQVKDNAYYCVLYNDEHHSYDHVIYTLQRSVNCNQAEAQTHTTLIDKEGRRAVKRGTLRSCQQAKELIRSNSEHISLQPLRVEILHATVMAHQTFALRLGSWFQKIIGYSVGFRQAFCQVALEPHTDRDRPCLISTLMLHDARMYKGARKIVHELIFCSMLMDSEFKRLFAIEFTKHYKQLQKDFINDDHERSISITALSVQIFTVPTLARQLIEECNVIKVIVDTVLEMLREHLDESNRFLFLGYNSDKFSRIHVIFQDLRYILISKPSVWTEELRGQFLEGFRIFLGFLKCMQGMEEVKRQLGQHIAVEPEWEAGFTLQIQLRHILAMFQDWCSSDDEIMLQAFKECHAALIECNNQPFHKEATDFYMCKHILRARPYKVSQEPVSIHLPISRLLAGLYVLLWKTGAIERLDNPERYDFVQLAEHPLRCVVLAAQVTAEMWRRNGLSLVSQVYYYQDVKCREEMYDKDIIMLQIAASKMDPNHFLMLILLRFELFDYFNGSCVSKNQDELTQWNRLTEEMLFLLIAVFGERYVPGISQVTKEDVTMREVIHLLCIEPMAHSTLVKNLPENENHETGLEGVITKVATFRKPGVSGHGLYEVKKERLVDFNPFFYHYSRSQRSKAEESQKKRRSQESNDKALRPPVPPPFSPSFSRIVHLLCCDVVVHILRHVLQRAAEDRPTHWTEAMIQRALHLIGQALVEERTQLENSSVEDVAFDFSLKARAVGSEHGKSLFLLLSKIKALPSLEAQKDLVKWLLQMFEIVKCLREKSSPTVSVSMDTTKPEENTQDKEKAERKRKAEAAKLHRQKIMAQMSAMQKNFIESNKMLYDNMPETGTQEGPVTSSESSAMEQGELCIAFGPLRGPTPAEREVLTCILCQEEQEVLPLAPAMVLTACVQRSTVLTQCRGRIPANRADGTGTYPLFMPPDLAVGTHTGSCGHVMHATCWQKYFEAVQNTTRNRLHAELIVDLENGEYLCPLCKSLCNTVVPLIPLEPLTFNYENAEIVGQHLTLPRWIQVLNARIKGLKSVTQDNDFNADGGSGSSGTTGLFGDGQPDFRSILAYGVQEPRKFSDGIAEMLVVCATTVHRVGLKTAPNELCPRVPLMAWNTCAFTIQAIENILQEDNKPLFGSLQNRQIAGLKAIVQFAASQRLKSSQGVIQRHFADMIGVLLPGLSRKNTPSVLDVDFFHLLVGLVLSVPSLYQEEGIDLQPSAVSSAFNNMYIFHLVTMAHILQVLLTSTDFPAAGDGEETEEARSAAELYSTVSQHTGRSIPDLPGDSLAQRVKAGIEPFLRCAALFFNCLTGVHPPEELFSASVTSPGQMEALCSYLALPFNIFQLFQDYREAVFPLLQRWCGSPAITKALHGKVQTIRYPRRRNRLIELPEDYSALLNKASHFQCPKSAIDERKHPTLCLVCGAMLCSQSSCCLSQLDGEDVGACTAHAATCGAGVGMFLRIRECEIVLMASRTRGSTYPAPYLDDYGETDPHLGRGNPLHLCPERYRKLNQLWQQHCILEEIARSLEVVNVMFAFEWQLV from the exons AACGAATCTGTTTTGGAGCCGGAGATGTACGAGCGCGCCGAGAAACTGTTTCGGGTCCTTCTGCGCTACGTCACCGACTTCCTGGTGTGGGATGAGAACTTGGATCTGGCAGCTGAACTCCAGCCCCA GGTGAAAGACAACGCGTACTACTGTGTGCTGTACAACGACGAGCATCACTCCTACGACCACGTGATCTACACCCTGCAGCGGTCGGTTAACTGCAATCAGGCTGAagcgcaaacacacacaacactTATCGACAAAGAG GGTCGGCGGGCCGTGAAGAGAGGAACGCTCCGCTCTTGCCAGCAAGCGAAAGAACTCATCAGG TCCAACTCGGAGCACATCTCCCTGCAGCCTCTCCGCGTGGAGATCCTCCATGCAACCGTGATGGCTCACCAGACTTTCGCTCTCCGCCTCGGCTCCTGGTTCCAGAAGATCATCGGTTACTCAG TGGGTTTCAGACAGGCCTTCTGCCAGGTGGCATTAGAGCCACACACAGACAGGGATCGGCCCTGCCTCATCAGCACGCTCATGCTGCACGACGCACGGATGTACAAAG GAGCTCGCAAGATAGTACATGAGCTGATTTTCTGTAGCATGCTGATGGATTCTGAATTCAAGAGGCTTTTTGCAATTGAGTTTACAAAA cactacAAACAGCTTCAGAAGGACTTCATCAATGATGACCATGAAAGGAGTATATCCATCACGGCTCTGTCTGTTCAGATCTTCACTGTTCCCACATTA GCCAGACAGCTGATCGAGGAGTGCAATGTCATTAAAGTGATCGTCGATACAGTCCTGGAAATGCTGCGGGAGCATCTGGATGAGAGCAATCGCTTTTTGTTCCTGGGCTACAACTCGGACAAGTTTTCCCGCATCCATGTCATCTTCCAGGACCTCAG GTACATTCTGATTAGCAAGCCCTCTGTGTGGACGGAGGAGCTGCGGGGGCAGTTCCTGGAGGGATTCAGGATCTTCCTTGGGTTTCTGAAATGCATGCAG GGTATGGAGGAAGTGAAGCGGCAGCTCGGTCAACATATCGCCGTGGAGCCAGAATGGGAGGCCGGGTTCACCCTGCAGATCCAACTCCGTCACATTCTTGCCATGTTTCAGGACTGGTGCTCCTCTGAT GATGAGATCATGTTGCAGGCGTTTAAGGAGTGCCACGCAGCCCTGATCGAATGCAACAACCAGCCCTTCCATAAGGAGGCCACCGACTTCTATATGTGCAAGCACATCCTGCGCGCTCGTCCGTACAAAGTGTCGCAGGAGCCGGTCAGCATACACCTGCCCATTTCCAGGCTACTAGCAG GTCTGTACGTGCTTTTGTGGAAAACGGGCGCAATCGAACGTCTGGATAATCCT GAACGCTACGACTTTGTTCAGCTTGCAGAGCATCCTCTGCGCTGCGTGGTCCTCGCCGCTCAGGTCACGGCTGAAATGTGGCGCAGAAACGGGTTGTCATTGGTCAGCCAG GTCTACTATTATCAGGATGTAAAATGCAGGGAAGAGATGTACGATAAAGATATCATCATGCTTCAG ATCGCCGCTTCCAAAATGGATCCCAACCACTTCCTCATGCTGATCTTGCTCAGATTCGAGCTTTTtgattacttcaacggaagctGCGTGAGCAAAAACCAG GACGAGTTGACGCAGTGGAACCGTTTGACCGAGGAGATGCTGTTCCTGCTGATCGCCGTCTTCG GTGAGCGCTACGTTCCCGGGATCAGTCAGGTGACCAAAGAGGACGTGACGATGCGCGAGGTTATCCACCTGCTGTGCATCGAGCCCATGGCTCACAGCACTTTGGTGAAAAACCTGCCAGAGAAT gaAAATCATGAAACCGGCCTGGAGGGAGTAATTACAAAAGTTGCTACTTTCAG GAAACCAGGCGTGTCCGGGCATGGATTATACGAAGTGAAGAAGGAGCGGCTGGTGGATTTTAACCCTTTCTTTTACCACTACTCAAGATCTCAGCGTAGCAAG GCAGAGGAGTCTCAGAAGAAGAGAAGATCTCAGGAGAGTAACGATAAAG CTCTGCGTCCTCCGGTGCCGCCGCCCTTTTCTCCGAGTTTCTCCAGGATCGTGCACCTCCTCTGCTGTGATGTGGTCGTCCACATCCTGAGACACGTCCTGCAGAGAGCCGCCGAGGACCGGCCCACGCACTGGACCGAAGCCATGATCCAGAGG GCTCTGCATCTGATTGGTCAAGCCTTGGTGGAGGAGCGGACCCAGCTTGAGAACAGCAGTGTGGAGGACGTGGCCTTTGATTTCAGCCTGAAAGCCCGCG CAGTAGGTTCAGAACATGGCAAGTCACTCTTCCTCTTATTGTCCAAGATTAAGGCTCTGCCCTCCCTTGAAGCTCAGAAAGACCTGGTCAAATGGCTTCTACAG ATGTTTGAGATTGTGAAGTGCCTCAGAGAAAAGTCCAGTCCTACGGTTTCTGTGAGCATGGACACAACCAAGCCTGAAGAG AACACCCAAGACAAAGAGAAGGCGGAGCGGAAACGGAAGGCAGAGGCAGCTAAGCTCCACCGGCAGAAGATCATGGCCCAGATGTCGGCAATGCAGAAGAACTTCATTGAATCGAACAAGATGCTGTATGACAACATGCCGGAGACGGGCACTCAGGAAGGACCTGTGACGTCTTCTGAAAG CTCTGCCATGGAGCAGGGGGAGCTCTGCATCGCCTTCGGGCCTCTCAGGGGACCCACGCCAGCCGAGAGGGAGGTACTCACGTGCATTCTTTgtcaggaggagcaggaggtgCTGCCTCTGGCTCCAGCCATGGTCCTGACCGCCTGTGTCCAGAGGTCCACCGTGTTGACCCAGTGCCGGGGACGAATCCCAGCTAACAGAGCGGACG GAACAGGGACTTATCCCCTCTTCATGCCCCCTGACCTTGCAGTGGGGACCCACACTGGTAGTTGTGGACATGTCATGCATGCCACGTGTTGGCAGAA ATATTTCGAGGCAGTTCAGAACACCACCAGAAACCGACTCCACGCTGAGCTCATCGTCGACCTGGAGAACGGAGAGTACTTGTGTCCTTTGTGCAAGTCTCTATGCAACACGGTGGTCCCTCTCATCCCCTTAGAGCCGCTTACGTTTAACTA tgaAAATGCAGAGATAGTAGGACAACATTTGACGTTGCCCCGCTGGATTCAGGTGCTCAAtgccaggattaaaggactgaagTCCGTCACGCAGGACAATG ACTTTAACGCAGACGGTGGCAGCGGCAGTAGCGGTACAACTGGGCTGTTTGGTGACGGTCAACCCGACTTCAGGTCCATTCTGGCCTACGGCGTACAAGAACC GAGAAAGTTCTCCGACGGGATCGCAGAAATGCTGGTGGTGTGCGCCACCACGGTCCACAGAGTGGGACTGAAGACGGCACCCAATGAGCTGTGCCCCCGGGTGCCGCTCATGGCCTGGAACACGTGTGCCTTCACCATTCAGGCCATAG AAAACATATTGCAGGAAGACAACAAGCCGCTGTTTGGATCCCTACAAAACAGACAA ATTGCAGGACTGAAGGCAATCGTCCAGTTTGCTGCGTCACAAAGACTTAAGAGCTCTCAGGGAGTTATCCAGCGCCACTTTGCAGACATGATTGGGG TCTTACTACCGGGCCTGAGCAGGAAGAACACGCCTTCGGTTCTGGATGTGGACTTCTTCCATCTTTTG GTGGGGTTGGTGTTGTCGGTACCTTCTCTGTACCAGGAGGAGGGAATAGACCTGCAGCCGTCAGCTGTGAGCTCAGCCTTCAACAACATGTACATCTTTCACCTGGTCACCATGGCTCACATTCTGCAGGTCCTCCTGACCTCCACAG attttccaGCTGCAGGGGATGGAGAGGAGACCGAGGAGGCGAGATCAGCAGCAGAGTTATACTCAACAGTGTCGCAACACACTGGAag GTCGATTCCAGATTTGCCCGGTGACTCTCTGGCGCAAAGGGTGAAGGCAGGAATTGAACCTTTTCTGCGATGTGCTGCCCTGTTTTTCAACTGCCTTACAGGAGTACATCCTCCCGAGGAGCTTTTTAGTGCTTCTG TTACGTCTCCAGGCCAGATGGAGGCGCTCTGTAGCTACTTGGCGCTACCCTTCAATATATTTCAGCTCttccaggactacagagaggctGTTTTTCCCCTGCTTCAAAG GTGGTGTGGGAGCCCCGCTATCACCAAAGCCCTGCATGGGAAAGTCCAGACCATCAG GTATCCGCGGAGGAGGAATCGGTTGATCGAACTTCCAGAGGATTACAGCGCTCTCCTGAACAAGGCCAGCCACTTTCA GTGTCCGAAATCTGCAATCGACGAGAGGAAGCATCCGACTCTGTGCCTGGTTTGTGGGGCCATGCTGTGCTCGCAGAGCTCCTGCTGCCTCAGCCAGCTGGACGGGGAGGACGTGGGGGCGTGCACGGCCCACGCAGCCACctgtggggccggggtgggcaTGTTCCTCAG AATTAGAGAGTGTGAAATTGTGCTGATGGCCAGTAGGACTCGAGGAAGCACGTACCCTGCTCCTTACCTTGATGATTACGGGGAGACTGACCCTCATCTTGG aaggGGCAATCCTTTGCACCTCTGCCCAGAGCGATACAGGAAGCTGAACCAGCTGTGGCAGCAGCACTGCATCCTGGAGGAAATCGCCCGCAGCCTGGAGGTGGTCAACGTTATGTTTGCCTTCGAGTGGCAGCTGGTGTGA
- the ubr1 gene encoding E3 ubiquitin-protein ligase UBR1 isoform X1, whose protein sequence is MADREKPSEGLQLSQDWLGASDLRAELLQYLKDQVPQIFCLKKELSPEEEEELTLRRLLHPLEGFLFGEDPQAALEKLKQGSSSSQLCGRVFKEGETVYSCRDCAIDPTCVLCMDCFQDSVHKSHRYKMHASSGGGFCDCGDVEAWKIGPYCSKHDPGAAAAMVTNESVLEPEMYERAEKLFRVLLRYVTDFLVWDENLDLAAELQPQVKDNAYYCVLYNDEHHSYDHVIYTLQRSVNCNQAEAQTHTTLIDKEGRRAVKRGTLRSCQQAKELIRSNSEHISLQPLRVEILHATVMAHQTFALRLGSWFQKIIGYSVGFRQAFCQVALEPHTDRDRPCLISTLMLHDARMYKGARKIVHELIFCSMLMDSEFKRLFAIEFTKHYKQLQKDFINDDHERSISITALSVQIFTVPTLARQLIEECNVIKVIVDTVLEMLREHLDESNRFLFLGYNSDKFSRIHVIFQDLRYILISKPSVWTEELRGQFLEGFRIFLGFLKCMQGMEEVKRQLGQHIAVEPEWEAGFTLQIQLRHILAMFQDWCSSDDEIMLQAFKECHAALIECNNQPFHKEATDFYMCKHILRARPYKVSQEPVSIHLPISRLLAGLYVLLWKTGAIERLDNPERYDFVQLAEHPLRCVVLAAQVTAEMWRRNGLSLVSQVYYYQDVKCREEMYDKDIIMLQIAASKMDPNHFLMLILLRFELFDYFNGSCVSKNQDELTQWNRLTEEMLFLLIAVFGERYVPGISQVTKEDVTMREVIHLLCIEPMAHSTLVKNLPENENHETGLEGVITKVATFRKPGVSGHGLYEVKKERLVDFNPFFYHYSRSQRSKAEESQKKRRSQESNDKALRPPVPPPFSPSFSRIVHLLCCDVVVHILRHVLQRAAEDRPTHWTEAMIQRALHLIGQALVEERTQLENSSVEDVAFDFSLKARAVGSEHGKSLFLLLSKIKALPSLEAQKDLVKWLLQMFEIVKCLREKSSPTVSVSMDTTKPEENTQDKEKAERKRKAEAAKLHRQKIMAQMSAMQKNFIESNKMLYDNMPETGTQEGPVTSSESSAMEQGELCIAFGPLRGPTPAEREVLTCILCQEEQEVLPLAPAMVLTACVQRSTVLTQCRGRIPANRADGTGTYPLFMPPDLAVGTHTGSCGHVMHATCWQKYFEAVQNTTRNRLHAELIVDLENGEYLCPLCKSLCNTVVPLIPLEPLTFNYENAEIVGQHLTLPRWIQVLNARIKGLKSVTQDNDFNADGGSGSSGTTGLFGDGQPDFRSILAYGVQEPRKFSDGIAEMLVVCATTVHRVGLKTAPNELCPRVPLMAWNTCAFTIQAIENILQEDNKPLFGSLQNRQIAGLKAIVQFAASQRLKSSQGVIQRHFADMIGVLLPGLSRKNTPSVLDVDFFHLLVGLVLSVPSLYQEEGIDLQPSAVSSAFNNMYIFHLVTMAHILQVLLTSTDFPAAGDGEETEEARSAAELYSTVSQHTGRSIPDLPGDSLAQRVKAGIEPFLRCAALFFNCLTGVHPPEELFSASVTSPGQMEALCSYLALPFNIFQLFQDYREAVFPLLQRWCGSPAITKALHGKVQTIRYPRRRNRLIELPEDYSALLNKASHFQCPKSAIDERKHPTLCLVCGAMLCSQSSCCLSQLDGEDVGACTAHAATCGAGVGMFLRIRECEIVLMASRTRGSTYPAPYLDDYGETDPHLGRGNPLHLCPERYRKLNQLWQQHCILEEIARSLEVVNVMFAFEWQLV, encoded by the exons AACGAATCTGTTTTGGAGCCGGAGATGTACGAGCGCGCCGAGAAACTGTTTCGGGTCCTTCTGCGCTACGTCACCGACTTCCTGGTGTGGGATGAGAACTTGGATCTGGCAGCTGAACTCCAGCCCCA GGTGAAAGACAACGCGTACTACTGTGTGCTGTACAACGACGAGCATCACTCCTACGACCACGTGATCTACACCCTGCAGCGGTCGGTTAACTGCAATCAGGCTGAagcgcaaacacacacaacactTATCGACAAAGAG GGTCGGCGGGCCGTGAAGAGAGGAACGCTCCGCTCTTGCCAGCAAGCGAAAGAACTCATCAGG TCCAACTCGGAGCACATCTCCCTGCAGCCTCTCCGCGTGGAGATCCTCCATGCAACCGTGATGGCTCACCAGACTTTCGCTCTCCGCCTCGGCTCCTGGTTCCAGAAGATCATCGGTTACTCAG TGGGTTTCAGACAGGCCTTCTGCCAGGTGGCATTAGAGCCACACACAGACAGGGATCGGCCCTGCCTCATCAGCACGCTCATGCTGCACGACGCACGGATGTACAAAG GAGCTCGCAAGATAGTACATGAGCTGATTTTCTGTAGCATGCTGATGGATTCTGAATTCAAGAGGCTTTTTGCAATTGAGTTTACAAAA cactacAAACAGCTTCAGAAGGACTTCATCAATGATGACCATGAAAGGAGTATATCCATCACGGCTCTGTCTGTTCAGATCTTCACTGTTCCCACATTA GCCAGACAGCTGATCGAGGAGTGCAATGTCATTAAAGTGATCGTCGATACAGTCCTGGAAATGCTGCGGGAGCATCTGGATGAGAGCAATCGCTTTTTGTTCCTGGGCTACAACTCGGACAAGTTTTCCCGCATCCATGTCATCTTCCAGGACCTCAG GTACATTCTGATTAGCAAGCCCTCTGTGTGGACGGAGGAGCTGCGGGGGCAGTTCCTGGAGGGATTCAGGATCTTCCTTGGGTTTCTGAAATGCATGCAG GGTATGGAGGAAGTGAAGCGGCAGCTCGGTCAACATATCGCCGTGGAGCCAGAATGGGAGGCCGGGTTCACCCTGCAGATCCAACTCCGTCACATTCTTGCCATGTTTCAGGACTGGTGCTCCTCTGAT GATGAGATCATGTTGCAGGCGTTTAAGGAGTGCCACGCAGCCCTGATCGAATGCAACAACCAGCCCTTCCATAAGGAGGCCACCGACTTCTATATGTGCAAGCACATCCTGCGCGCTCGTCCGTACAAAGTGTCGCAGGAGCCGGTCAGCATACACCTGCCCATTTCCAGGCTACTAGCAG GTCTGTACGTGCTTTTGTGGAAAACGGGCGCAATCGAACGTCTGGATAATCCT GAACGCTACGACTTTGTTCAGCTTGCAGAGCATCCTCTGCGCTGCGTGGTCCTCGCCGCTCAGGTCACGGCTGAAATGTGGCGCAGAAACGGGTTGTCATTGGTCAGCCAG GTCTACTATTATCAGGATGTAAAATGCAGGGAAGAGATGTACGATAAAGATATCATCATGCTTCAG ATCGCCGCTTCCAAAATGGATCCCAACCACTTCCTCATGCTGATCTTGCTCAGATTCGAGCTTTTtgattacttcaacggaagctGCGTGAGCAAAAACCAG GACGAGTTGACGCAGTGGAACCGTTTGACCGAGGAGATGCTGTTCCTGCTGATCGCCGTCTTCG GTGAGCGCTACGTTCCCGGGATCAGTCAGGTGACCAAAGAGGACGTGACGATGCGCGAGGTTATCCACCTGCTGTGCATCGAGCCCATGGCTCACAGCACTTTGGTGAAAAACCTGCCAGAGAAT gaAAATCATGAAACCGGCCTGGAGGGAGTAATTACAAAAGTTGCTACTTTCAG GAAACCAGGCGTGTCCGGGCATGGATTATACGAAGTGAAGAAGGAGCGGCTGGTGGATTTTAACCCTTTCTTTTACCACTACTCAAGATCTCAGCGTAGCAAG GCAGAGGAGTCTCAGAAGAAGAGAAGATCTCAGGAGAGTAACGATAAAG CTCTGCGTCCTCCGGTGCCGCCGCCCTTTTCTCCGAGTTTCTCCAGGATCGTGCACCTCCTCTGCTGTGATGTGGTCGTCCACATCCTGAGACACGTCCTGCAGAGAGCCGCCGAGGACCGGCCCACGCACTGGACCGAAGCCATGATCCAGAGG GCTCTGCATCTGATTGGTCAAGCCTTGGTGGAGGAGCGGACCCAGCTTGAGAACAGCAGTGTGGAGGACGTGGCCTTTGATTTCAGCCTGAAAGCCCGCG CAGTAGGTTCAGAACATGGCAAGTCACTCTTCCTCTTATTGTCCAAGATTAAGGCTCTGCCCTCCCTTGAAGCTCAGAAAGACCTGGTCAAATGGCTTCTACAG ATGTTTGAGATTGTGAAGTGCCTCAGAGAAAAGTCCAGTCCTACGGTTTCTGTGAGCATGGACACAACCAAGCCTGAAGAG AACACCCAAGACAAAGAGAAGGCGGAGCGGAAACGGAAGGCAGAGGCAGCTAAGCTCCACCGGCAGAAGATCATGGCCCAGATGTCGGCAATGCAGAAGAACTTCATTGAATCGAACAAGATGCTGTATGACAACATGCCGGAGACGGGCACTCAGGAAGGACCTGTGACGTCTTCTGAAAG CTCTGCCATGGAGCAGGGGGAGCTCTGCATCGCCTTCGGGCCTCTCAGGGGACCCACGCCAGCCGAGAGGGAGGTACTCACGTGCATTCTTTgtcaggaggagcaggaggtgCTGCCTCTGGCTCCAGCCATGGTCCTGACCGCCTGTGTCCAGAGGTCCACCGTGTTGACCCAGTGCCGGGGACGAATCCCAGCTAACAGAGCGGACG GAACAGGGACTTATCCCCTCTTCATGCCCCCTGACCTTGCAGTGGGGACCCACACTGGTAGTTGTGGACATGTCATGCATGCCACGTGTTGGCAGAA ATATTTCGAGGCAGTTCAGAACACCACCAGAAACCGACTCCACGCTGAGCTCATCGTCGACCTGGAGAACGGAGAGTACTTGTGTCCTTTGTGCAAGTCTCTATGCAACACGGTGGTCCCTCTCATCCCCTTAGAGCCGCTTACGTTTAACTA tgaAAATGCAGAGATAGTAGGACAACATTTGACGTTGCCCCGCTGGATTCAGGTGCTCAAtgccaggattaaaggactgaagTCCGTCACGCAGGACAATG ACTTTAACGCAGACGGTGGCAGCGGCAGTAGCGGTACAACTGGGCTGTTTGGTGACGGTCAACCCGACTTCAGGTCCATTCTGGCCTACGGCGTACAAGAACC GAGAAAGTTCTCCGACGGGATCGCAGAAATGCTGGTGGTGTGCGCCACCACGGTCCACAGAGTGGGACTGAAGACGGCACCCAATGAGCTGTGCCCCCGGGTGCCGCTCATGGCCTGGAACACGTGTGCCTTCACCATTCAGGCCATAG AAAACATATTGCAGGAAGACAACAAGCCGCTGTTTGGATCCCTACAAAACAGACAA ATTGCAGGACTGAAGGCAATCGTCCAGTTTGCTGCGTCACAAAGACTTAAGAGCTCTCAGGGAGTTATCCAGCGCCACTTTGCAGACATGATTGGGG TCTTACTACCGGGCCTGAGCAGGAAGAACACGCCTTCGGTTCTGGATGTGGACTTCTTCCATCTTTTG GTGGGGTTGGTGTTGTCGGTACCTTCTCTGTACCAGGAGGAGGGAATAGACCTGCAGCCGTCAGCTGTGAGCTCAGCCTTCAACAACATGTACATCTTTCACCTGGTCACCATGGCTCACATTCTGCAGGTCCTCCTGACCTCCACAG attttccaGCTGCAGGGGATGGAGAGGAGACCGAGGAGGCGAGATCAGCAGCAGAGTTATACTCAACAGTGTCGCAACACACTGGAag GTCGATTCCAGATTTGCCCGGTGACTCTCTGGCGCAAAGGGTGAAGGCAGGAATTGAACCTTTTCTGCGATGTGCTGCCCTGTTTTTCAACTGCCTTACAGGAGTACATCCTCCCGAGGAGCTTTTTAGTGCTTCTG TTACGTCTCCAGGCCAGATGGAGGCGCTCTGTAGCTACTTGGCGCTACCCTTCAATATATTTCAGCTCttccaggactacagagaggctGTTTTTCCCCTGCTTCAAAG GTGGTGTGGGAGCCCCGCTATCACCAAAGCCCTGCATGGGAAAGTCCAGACCATCAG GTATCCGCGGAGGAGGAATCGGTTGATCGAACTTCCAGAGGATTACAGCGCTCTCCTGAACAAGGCCAGCCACTTTCA GTGTCCGAAATCTGCAATCGACGAGAGGAAGCATCCGACTCTGTGCCTGGTTTGTGGGGCCATGCTGTGCTCGCAGAGCTCCTGCTGCCTCAGCCAGCTGGACGGGGAGGACGTGGGGGCGTGCACGGCCCACGCAGCCACctgtggggccggggtgggcaTGTTCCTCAG AATTAGAGAGTGTGAAATTGTGCTGATGGCCAGTAGGACTCGAGGAAGCACGTACCCTGCTCCTTACCTTGATGATTACGGGGAGACTGACCCTCATCTTGG aaggGGCAATCCTTTGCACCTCTGCCCAGAGCGATACAGGAAGCTGAACCAGCTGTGGCAGCAGCACTGCATCCTGGAGGAAATCGCCCGCAGCCTGGAGGTGGTCAACGTTATGTTTGCCTTCGAGTGGCAGCTGGTGTGA